One region of Culex pipiens pallens isolate TS chromosome 2, TS_CPP_V2, whole genome shotgun sequence genomic DNA includes:
- the LOC120420833 gene encoding caspase-6-like: MFSTIRTSVDPSSKRYSMESRLRGKVLIFNHREFTNGYSPRVGTEKDVERLLQTLPLLGYAREHIKVFENQDASDIEAIAGKLKTDAELTQCDSLMVFFLTHGEQNDRLVARDETFHLYEFIEHFTPAALPAMAGKPKLFVVQACRGGRLDRGVQLQSLVSGLASTLVSRFRFDTGSFVGANLVGGRRYTCPVQDNRIFSYPEFADFLIAMSSHHGHVSFRNAQGSWYIQELCNVIESFDPDDESILDILTATNNAVSRRVSNVDGRRNNKKQISSFYSTLTKKLYFMPRPLQS, translated from the exons ATGTTCTCCACGATCCGAACTTCGGTGGATCCGTCCTCAAAGCGGTACTCGATGGAATCCCGCTTGCGGGGAAAAGTGCTCATATTTAATCATCGTGAATTTACCAACGGATACAGTCCCCGAGTGGGGACGGAAAAGGACGTCGAACGACTGTTGCAGACGCTGCCCTTGCTGGGGTACGCACGGGAGCACATCAAAGTTTTCGAAAACCAAGACGCTTCGGATATTGAGGCAATTGCTGGAAAAT tgaaGACTGATGCCGAGTTGACTCAGTGTGACAGTTTGATGgtattttttctcactcacgGAGAGCAAAATGACCGGTTGGTGGCTCGTGATGAAACCTTCCATTTGTACGAGTTCATAGAACACTTCACACCAGCAGCCCTACCGGCAATGGCCGGCAAGCCTAAGCTGTTCGTGGTGCAAGCCTGCCGGGGAGGCAGGTTGGATCGTGGAGTTCAGCTGCAATCGCTGGTTTCCGGGCTGGCTTCAACGCTGGTGTCCCGCTTCAGGTTCGACACGGGATCTTTTGTTGGCGCCAACCTCGTCGGAGGTCGGCGTTATACGTGCCCTGTGCAGGATAACAGAATCTTTAGTTATCCGGAGTTTGCCGATTTTCTTATAGCAATGAGTTCACATCATG GCCATGTTTCCTTCCGGAATGCGCAAGGAAGTTGGTACATCCAGGAGCTTTGCAACGTCATCGAGAGTTTCGATCCGGACGACGAGTCCATACTAGATATCTTGACGGCCACCAACAATGCCGTATCGAGACGGGTTAGCAACGTCGATGGCAGACGGAACAACAAGAAGCAGATCTCCAGTTTCTACTCAACGCTTACGAAAAAGTTGTACTTTATGCCCAGACCACTGCAGAGCTAA